From the Sylvia atricapilla isolate bSylAtr1 chromosome 24, bSylAtr1.pri, whole genome shotgun sequence genome, the window aggtctttAGTTACAGCTCTCAGAGAAACAACCTGACTGTCCAGTTCCCCCTCAAGTCCTCACAATTAACTTTAATGGAGTCAGTGGAAATTCTATACTCCAGAGGACAAGCTTCTGCCCTGTGTATAAACATTGGGATTTCTAACAAGTTTCTGAACAAAATTAACTAAATCCAACTTTGTGTGTTGCTAGAAgcactaaaaacaaaaaaatttgaagcCATTTAGTACAGAGGGTGTTTGTTACAACGTGTTTAAAATACTTAGAGGATGATCTTTGGGTTTGAATTTGATACCGAGGAAGGATACCTCTGCTGCTTAGAGGAAATACAGTGAAAGCCTAATAGGTTAGTTCTTAATTACTTTAATAACTAAGCTGCAGTGAAAGTGAATTGTTTTACTGGGGGGTTCCTTTTGGAATCAGCCTTCTCTTTGTGTGGCTTCTCTGTGTAAGCTGGGCCTTGAGTCGTTAAGGAGAGCTGTGGGTCGGGTGTGATGATGGTGCTGTGCAGTCAGGGAAAGTGTTTAATTAGCTTTCAGTCCTTGGCTAAATTCAGGAATGTCAGAATGTGTCAGTCATGGCTCTGACCTGCCGTGCCTGTTTCCAGCTGGCCTGAAATTACCTTGGCCAGCTCTGTGTTCTGGTTTTATGGAGCATTAGTCCTTCCTGACTGGGTTttgaggaggtttttttgtttgttttgctgtctgGATTTACAGTGCCCCCAAGGCTGCGTTAATTTGTGTCCAGTGGCTAAAGCAGCACACAAGAattggcacagagcagcctctcaCCTGTCCCTCCATAAACCTCCAATCGCTAATGAACCTTTCTGCACACCACCAAACACACGGCTTAAACCTTGAGAGGGGAAACCAGGCCATCACCTTCACCTGCAAATACTGCTCTTTTTACAGCACCAAACCAAATGAAAGCCAAGGAAGGGAGAAACCTGTACAGCTCTTCTCGTTACGATGACTATGACAGATACAGGCGCTCTCGGAGTCGCAGTTACGAGCGCCGGCGGTCGAGGAGTCGCTCCTTTGATTACAGCTATAGAAGATCCTACAGCCCCAGAAAGTAAGTGTAGTGTGTGGGGCTGGCctcagctgcacagcacagacacaccaCGCTGACTGTTCCCTTGTTACACTTTGGAATAATCTcggttttttgttgtttttgttttttttttgtttatctaTCGTGGGAGTAACTGCTGGGAGTTGCATACCTTGCATGCTGCATCTGATCAGGAATAGTGAATGAAACCATTCTGTGCTGCATTGGAGAAATAACTAAAAGCAAATGCACAGCTTGAGAATAGAATGTATTAAGTGATTGTACGTTTGCATAGGTATTTGTCACCGTTTACTTTTTCTGATGTACCTTTTTAGCAGTAGACCTACTGGAAGACCCCGTCGTAGCAGAAGCCATTCGGACAATGATAGGTAAAAAACCACTTTTTACAACCTTTCAATTGCAAACTAGATCACTGTATTCCTTTAActttaggtttaaaaaaaaaaaaaagtttctcctGCAAAAACGGTAAACAATTTTTAATGTGCTAGATGTCTAAGAATAGTGTTTTTACATTCAAatctcctctctcccctttATTCTGCTAGGTTCAAACACCGCAATCGATCTTTTTCAAGATCTAAGTCCAATTCAAGATCACGATCCAAGTCACAGCCCAAGAAAGAAATGAAGGCTAAATCACGGTCTAGGTCTGCATCTCACACCAAATCTAGAGGCACCTCTAAAACAGATTCTAAAACACACTATAAGTCCAGCTCAAGATATGAGAAGGAGTCgagaaaaaaagaaccagcTAGATCCAAATCACAGTCAAGATCACATTCTAGATCTAGGTCAAAATCCAGATCGAGGTCTTGGACTAGTCCCAAGTCCAGTGGCCACTAATAGTGTATCCATGTTGGTTTAGGCATGTAAGATTCATTTACACACAGTTCAGTTTACTTAAATTATCAGGAATATGATGTTGCAACAGtgctaaaaaatattttctttgtcagtTTTCCCTGTAGCCGACAATGGTTGAAATTAAAACAGTGTTGAGAAgccacagagagaaagagagagagggagagagattGTCCACTTGGTTAAATGTCATGGGCAGCTACTGATTTGGTTGTGGTGTCtctatgtatatttttgtaaagatttgcatttttaatgcttAGATATTTGGTGATGACTTGATCGATCGTAACTTGCAACATTGTCCTTTTACAAATGTCACGCCCATAGAGAAATTGGTACCAGTCTGTGCTGGGCAGTTCAACCAGTTGTTTAAACTGGTTCTTCAACTCTAAACttagttgaaaagaaaaaagaaaaagaaggaaaactggaCAGCTGTAGTGCAACACTGGCTGCTGGGCAATCAGCCTGGCAGTTTGTTTCCATGGCTCCAGGGCAGGATTCAGTGTTCTCCGtgcccaccagcagcagcaggttggCAGATGGAGCTCTGTGGAGGGAGATTGGGGAGATTTCTCTTTGCCCTGCTCTCTGGAGAGATGGTACTGACCTTCCATGTGCATGGGCAGACACAGTTGGTCCTGGAGCTCGCTCAGAGCCTGTGCAGTGTCGTGACCTGTCAGGATGGAGGCTTCActgcctctgccctggctgctgctgctgaacgTGAGGGAAAAACCCACCTTGAAGTGGAAACATCTAAATTCAGATTTCAGCAAAACAGCAGAGCAACTAAATATTAGGTTGTGTGTACATTTTATGCAGTTTTTTGTATCTATTCTCAGTTTTAGTGAGCAGTTAACCATAAAGTTGCTTAGTTTTCCTGCTGTTAGATACTAGTAGATCGTTGGAGTTGTGTGTGTACAGTATATAAGAACTAAACTTTGATGCCAATGACTCCTGTGGTTAGTTGGTGTATTCATAGGTATCAAACTGTAGCCATCTCCCTGGGTTACCAGGCTTGCTTTttacacagcaaaaaaaaaaaaatgcagttggTCAAGCGAGTCTGAATCACTCTTTCCTCAGAATGGACAGTGGTTTGGTTACaagatttaattttccttcagaacAAATGTTTGAAGTTGGATATGAACAAGAGCTGCATCTCTAGTTATGTAGTTTATCACTAATACAGTATATTTAGAAAACTGAACgtgaaaaataacaaacccaGTGTGTAAACTTACCAGTATTTCTCTAGAAGGCAAGATCCTTTGTTATGGAAATGGCTTTtggcattattttttcttttctttttttgtctttaccTTCAAAAGCCACCGTCAAACACTTAAGTGTTCCTGGCTGTCTGATGTCTGTAGCATATAAAGACATGGATTTCCAAAAGTTCCTTTTTAGAGAAATGTTTTAGGGTTTGGTTTTAGTGTTTCAGCAGGGCCTTTAAAGAAGTGCAGATGGCTTTGGGACGTGCTTAGGAGGTTGATCCTAGAACCTTTGTACATTTGATAGTATTTCTAACTCTTTCTTTACTGTTTGCAGTTAATGTTCATGTTCTGCTATGCAATCATTTATATGCACGTTCCTTTAATTTTGTAGACTTTCCTGGATGTATagtttaaaaacagcaaaaaaagaaaaaaaaaaaaaaagtctatttaaAACTGTAGCAGTAGCGTGCAGCTCTAGCAGAGGAAAGTTGTGGGATTAAActttgtatttcctttcttaTAGAGGCTTctaaaaaggtatttttatatGTTCTTTTTAACAAATATTGTGTACTACCTTTAAAACATCGATGTTTTGATCAAAATAACTAAAGACCCAgcttattttctgcttgctgtaAATTTAGCAAACatgctgtaataaaaaaatgaaggaaatactGATCCACTGGAATTATTGTAGCTTTAGAATTTGACTCCAGAGCATGGTTAGGAGTAGAGCTATGCATCCCTTATGGAGTAAAATCCTTGCTATGGTATTTCAGTAAAGGCAGGAATTTTTTCATTTAGTATCTGAATAAATGTCACTTCACATTTTTGAAGGGCTACAAGACAAACTGAGAACACTAAGCATAAGTTTAATACTTTAATATATTGAATTTTCTTTGCCATGAACATTTATTATTGCTGGATGGACTTGCCCCATAGGTTATAACTCAGATATTACTAGCCAGGTTATGAAACCATTTAAAAGCAGTGACTGAAGGTTCATACAGAATCAAATTTATAGTATCACCACACCAATTTCTAATTGCCATATCAAAACTGGTGCCAGCAGTGGTTCTGTGAGAGGATGGAGCTGCCTCCTGAAGGAGGTGCCCAGCTGAAGGCCCTGCCCTGAAGGACAAAAATCCTTTGTAAAGCACTTAATTACTTTGATAAACCCACTTCCACCCTTTATAAAGCTGAGCTGTGATTATTTCTGCTTCTAACAGCAGAACCCCCTCACTCTTTTCAGCTTTATAGCTTTATAAACATGAATACAGTCTTCATGACTGACTGGTGCTGGAAAGGGGCTCCTGGTGGCTGagtgggagctgtggctgtggcagggaccTGCAGGGATTGCTGTGGGTGATggtggtgctgctccagctggagtTGGAGCTGGAAGGgcgggaggagggaggagaaatcTCCATGTCCAGGCAGAGTAACTATTCCTTAACTGTTGTGTCAGCATGTCCTTATATTGTGTGCCTCAAGCGTTTATGTATagcacagttttaattttttgttttgcaaagccAGATCAATTGCAAGTATAATGTAGTGTCTGCCAGTTCTGAtggttctttctttctctcccagaGGTAGGACTAAACTTTGACTTGACTTGTGTATATGAACAAGCCAGAAAAGCCGAACACAAACCCACGATGTTTCAAGAGTGCATGAATAAAGATGTTGTCCTAGTTCTTGCTCCCATGGAAAAATTGTGAAGAAGCTGTTCTGTGGGCCTTTCAGTTGGGGACGAGTTAGCAGGATGTGGCCAAAAGGGCAGGGAATGTTTATGCATTCATGCAAGTCAAGCCACAGCCCATCTAGATAACATCTCCCTTCCTTGATGCAGGTATCCCAGTCCTGccctaaaaaacaaaaaagcaggagCCTGTCTTGTGCAAGCTTCCTGCAGGTTATGCACAGCTGGAATGCAAGAACTTTTGCAGGCTACAAAAGATCATGTCTAGGCATCTTTCTTTTGGAGTCTCAAGAATGGTGGGAATTacgttttttttttcctgtggtgaaACTAGATTTTTGTCATTCCTGCAAAATTTGTAGAATTGAAGTagtgtgtaaaaaaaaaacaactctgctGAAAGTAATGGCTGTGCTCCAAAATATCTGCAGCGAATCGATTGGTGTCAGCAGTCATAGAAGGCTCTATTGGAACTTCTTTTTCACCTAAAGTCCATGCACCCAACTGGTAATTAAAACTCTTCAATTTAGTGGTTAAGTAGCTGGGTGTTTAATTAGGGACTCTGATAGACTGGTCTCTGAAAGCTCAATGTTATCCTTTCTATGTCTTATCAAGATGTTTAATGTACAGTATATCCTGGTTTTTACTGCGAAGTGGAATCTTTTGGTTTCAATGTTGTTTGGAGCTCTCTGCTTTGGAcagaggttttttccctgctggtgGAGTTTGGTGACAgcactgctcagggcagggcactgctgctcgGCCTCGGCAGGGATCGTGCAGATGAACATTTTGAATTACAAAGGGATAAAATTGACACCTTTTTAGGACATAATCACTCATTAAGAATTGCTGGTTTTCTCCATTTATCTTGTAACTTGCTTAAAAATAAGTCTGTAGTCCGTTGCTATAATATTTGTCTAAAGATGCTCTTGCTGCTGAGACTATTGTAGGAAGGGAAGACTCTGTACCCTGTAGTGTGTTtgatgggagatgctgatgtTTTATTCATCCACATCCTTTCTTCTTGAGTTTTGTGTTCCATCTGTGCAAATAACCCTGTGAATTGGGAATAAAATGTACAAGTTTTGACTATAACTTGAGAGCACCTTCTGACTTAATTAATCCAGCTGTAGTCTGTGAAAGAGGGAGCCCCCAACCTCTGCTTTTGTCAGGAACGTTAATTAGTGTTAATTCTCCAGCCCCATGTTCCCAAACCTCTGGAAAGGCgaaggagaaaaaagctgcAGTTAAAGAAACCTCCCTTGGGAACTGCCAAAATGAGGTCATCCCACTTCTCCATTgccatcagaaaacaaaagagatgcTTTtagggggtaaaaaaaaaaaaagtttatttaaattttgtttccaatTTGTACAAACATCATCAGTAATTGACAATTTGAAGTGCAGAATAGATAATTAAGTGGGATCCAACTCAGACTCTGGTGAAGGTCCAGGTCACAACACGAATTTAGAGATTGCCAATTCCGTGTGATTTGGAGCAATCATTTTGTAAACACTCAGCTCAGCTGCCACTGCATTTGGAATGTACAGAAAGACACCTCTGAACATTTCACAGTCtgcaaaattcaaattaaagcacttttttttaaagtaatccTTGTATTTGGAAAAGAACCCTGGCTGTTCCCGGTGTCACAgtccagctgttcctgctgcaggagcagctggaggtgacagcacagcagccacctGCCCTGGCCCTCTGCAAGATTTTACCAAAGACTGGGACAAAATGTTGTTTTACAGAGCATTGATGtatttcagaaacacaaaattattaCAATCCTTCAGTTTTATCAAGCACCCGAACCCAGGCATTTGCATTTCTTGTGAAACACTTAATTTGgaacatttcagtgttttttgcATCACTGAACACATACCTCTCCTACACATTCACAACAGGAGGATCTGAAActccagcagctttttttccattttttttttcaattttgtgtctttaattaaaaaaaaaaatctaaataagCCTCTTTTGCActgattttactttaaaaaaaaaaaaaaaaagattacaaCCAAACACAATGTGCATATTCACTGCATGTGAAGTGCAAGGGGCACAGCCacaaatgtcttcttttttttttttttttttttttggttatttttttttaaacaaaatattttttaaaaccaggcCACGTACTCAACATGGTCATCTTACATTCAGCAGTTTTGtactaaaaatacttctgtgcaGGAAAGCCCAGCAGAAATTTACATATGCTACAATGTTTTACATGTATTTACATGGCTCTGTCTTCCCTGTGAGAACATCTAACACCTGCCCCAAACTATTAATTGTTAGAGGGGAACCAATTAATACCAGACTAAAGAACTACTCCACCTTTTCTTataaaaatgatacaaaaaaagTTGTTTAGAACTCCTCAGTGATGTGGGCACACAAAGAATTGGGGGGAGTTTTTTTGGCAGTCACCTGGCAATGCAAAGTCTTTAGTTGGCACTCACTGAGATTCCTGGGAAGCACAGCTGGAGAGGCTTTATGGATTTGAGTTCTTCCAGAACATTCCAGATGTTACAGGCCCAAAATACTCACCCCCACTGCAGGAGTGCCACTAAAgctcacagggacagggcaaagGATCAGCTGTGCCTCCCCTTGTGCCCAGGTGGAggtttctgctctgcagagtgTTTAGCAAATCTCACACCagtctgaaaagcagcaaataacCTGACTAAAGTTTTCAGTGcgtttgtttttattttttttcagttcatgcTGCATTAAGTTAGGTAAAAGGTGGTTTTTCTACCAAGTCCAAGTCACAATTCCAATTTTGGAACAGTCCCATTTATTCTTAAATACAGTGTAAATGGCGACTGCTCAGGATTTGATTGATTTTCAAGAAAACAGCTATTTCACAGTGAGGTGAACACAGCACTGAACTTTTGAGGTAAAAAAGATGAGGGGAATGTAAACTTCCACCCCTCTCCAAGTGACTAACTACATGCAGCAAGAACACCTGGCCCTGCACAACTGTGCAGCTGGAGTTGGGAACAGCAATGCTCAAATCTGAAACCCTGACAGTCGAAATCACTTCTGAAAACCACACAAGTTACACCTTCAGGCCTGCACTTTCAGTAAGGTTTTGAGCTGAAATGTCATGATTTCTTTATCAGAAGGTTTAAAAGACACAGGGACCCAGTGGCTTGGTGGCTTAGGCAGAACACTTGGGGAGGGTGGCTCGCTGAACTTGGCCCCAGCATAGTTCTGGTTGCTCTGAGGGGTGAACAACAGGTTACGACTGGACAGAGCAGGATTCCAGCTGGGATTCTTGGGGAAGTGAACGTTgttcttccctcctttctgcATGGCCTGCCATGCaccaggagaggagctgcagccgTGGCCTCGCTCCTTCTTCACGTAGGTTTTCATCTGAGAATTCTGCTCTTTGTTCTTCTGCCTGTTTTTAAGTTGTTGATGGTTCTTGGTGGTGTTTCTAGGCTGGGAAACGGGAATGTTGTATCTTTCTCCACCGCCCATCTTCAACTTAAATGTCACCTGGGAAAACAACAGGAGTCAGGATaagtctgggttttttttaaacagtatttcagaaagTGTTTAGATTTCAAGCTAAGGGACAAAAATCAATCTGATACTTGCTCTAAACATGCCACTTCTCTCCTTAGAAAAGGTGTAACTGGAGCAATGGGACTGACAAAATCAGTCAGTATTGAGTGCTGGAGATGTTTAACTTCAGCCTGTTAACACCTAAAGACTGGGCAAAGTTTGCACTGATAAAGGCACTCCCCAGACTTCCTGGTAAGTGTGAGAATTGCTCTGGTAAACCCAAAGTGAACTGAAAATCACCTTAAGTAGAACAGATTTAATTCAATTCAATTCCCAAAGCCCACCCCCGGaatgcagcacagcacactCAGCActtccctgccagctctcctgcgtccttcccctctcccacctCCATTTACCTCTCAGTGGTCTTCTCCGATTCCACGCTCTCCAACTCTTGCCCTCTTTCCTGCTTCCAAGCCTGAAAGAATAGGTGCTGCCTTGTGCTGGACTCCTTCCTTTGGCTGGGAATAGAAGTTTTCATGGGCTGATGTGCTGTCTTCAGCCAGGGAGCCGAGCCCAACATCGGATTCTCGGCACAGAAGCTCCAAGGGAGAAGTCCTGCTGCAGAAACGAGAGAGAAATTTCAACTCAGATTAAGGAAACAATGGTTTCACTTCggggtgggaaaaaaaggcaaacgGAAATAATTCCGAGAATTCAGAGTCAGCTGTGTCTCTGTGTAAGTTAAAGATGACAACGTGCTACAAACAAAACCTCGAAACCCCACCCAAAGAGACGCAGCTTTGTTTGTCTTTCTCCAGTTACATAAAGTTCACCACCGTACTTAGCATATCCCAAGTAACATTCTGCTCATGCTCTGTCTTAAACATTTTAACAAACAGTCAAGAACTTTACCCCTTTCGTTTTAGTATGGAAAAAGTAAAgcataatgaaaaatactttagGAACTGGCAGCAATACAGGAACTGCCGGTGTCCAAACCTTTCCCCAGCCATCGCAGAGCTCAGTTTATCATGTGTCAGCTGTTTCTTTAACCTCCGTTAGCCAAGCACAATTCATTTATAATCCTTACACTATTTCCCTGGGATCTCTGAGATTAATATTGCCGCACTCGAGTCCGCTCAGCTCCCGGCACCCTCCAAACTCAGCAGCCGTCCCCCCTTcactcccacagctccagaggagcCGCCCGTCTCCATTTCCAGCTTCCGCCTCGTCTGGACCGAAACCAAAAGCCGAGATAACGTCACCGGCCCCGGCCCAGCTGCCGTCTGCTCCCGCCGACCGGAGTTTCTTCGCCTCGGAACTTTGTCCCTTTTGTCACACTTTTTCTCTTACCGCCACCGAGGGCACCCGGCCCCTCGTCCCCCCTTCCCCAACAACAGAGCACAACATGGCGGCGGCCGCGCCCGGCCCTTCCCGCACCGCTCCGCCCTTACCGACTTCTGTCCGCTCCGCTCGCCCACAAGCACGGACACGCACACGGCCCTTCAGGAACCGGCCCCGCGCTGCTCCGCCGTCACCGTGCGACCCCCGCCCTCAGAGCCGCCTCCGCTGCGCTCCTCTCCGCACCGCCCCTCGCTCTCCCTCACAAAATGGCTGCCGCGTCCTGCGCCGTTTAACACCCTCTCCCTCCGCCCTCCTGGGCGGGGCAGCGCGGCCTCAGCCAATGGGAGCGCGCCGCTAGAC encodes:
- the SRSF10 gene encoding serine/arginine-rich splicing factor 10 isoform X5; its protein translation is MSRYLRPPNTSLFVRNVADDTRSEDLRREFGRYGPIVDVYVPLDFYTRRPRGFAYVQFEDVRDAEDALHNLDRKWICGRQIEIQFAQGDRKTPNQMKAKEGRNLYSSSRYDDYDRYRRSRSRSYERRRSRSRSFDYSYRRSYSPRNSRPTGRPRRSRSHSDNDRFKHRNRSFSRSKSNSRSRSKSQPKKEMKAKSRSRGRTKL
- the SRSF10 gene encoding serine/arginine-rich splicing factor 10 isoform X3; translated protein: MSRYLRPPNTSLFVRNVADDTRSEDLRREFGRYGPIVDVYVPLDFYTRRPRGFAYVQFEDVRDAEDALHNLDRKWICGRQIEIQFAQGDRKTPNQMKAKEGRNLYSSSRYDDYDRYRRSRSRSYERRRSRSRSFDYSYRRSYSPRNRPTGRPRRSRSHSDNDRFKHRNRSFSRSKSNSRSRSKSQPKKEMKAKSRSRSASHTKSRGTSKTDSKTHYKSSSRYEKESRKKEPARSKSQSRSHSRSRSKSRSRSWTSPKSSGH
- the PNRC2 gene encoding proline-rich nuclear receptor coactivator 2, with amino-acid sequence MGGGERYNIPVSQPRNTTKNHQQLKNRQKNKEQNSQMKTYVKKERGHGCSSSPGAWQAMQKGGKNNVHFPKNPSWNPALSSRNLLFTPQSNQNYAGAKFSEPPSPSVLPKPPSHWVPVSFKPSDKEIMTFQLKTLLKVQA
- the SRSF10 gene encoding serine/arginine-rich splicing factor 10 isoform X1 yields the protein MSRYLRPPNTSLFVRNVADDTRSEDLRREFGRYGPIVDVYVPLDFYTRRPRGFAYVQFEDVRDAEDALHNLDRKWICGRQIEIQFAQGDRKTPNQMKAKEGRNLYSSSRYDDYDRYRRSRSRSYERRRSRSRSFDYSYRRSYSPRNSRPTGRPRRSRSHSDNDRFKHRNRSFSRSKSNSRSRSKSQPKKEMKAKSRSRSASHTKSRGTSKTDSKTHYKSSSRYEKESRKKEPARSKSQSRSHSRSRSKSRSRSWTSPKSSGH
- the SRSF10 gene encoding serine/arginine-rich splicing factor 10 isoform X2; translation: MSRYLRPPNTSLFVRNVADDTRSEDLRREFGRYGPIVDVYVPLDFYTRRPRGFALATFEDVRDAEDALHNLDRKWICGRQIEIQFAQGDRKTPNQMKAKEGRNLYSSSRYDDYDRYRRSRSRSYERRRSRSRSFDYSYRRSYSPRNSRPTGRPRRSRSHSDNDRFKHRNRSFSRSKSNSRSRSKSQPKKEMKAKSRSRSASHTKSRGTSKTDSKTHYKSSSRYEKESRKKEPARSKSQSRSHSRSRSKSRSRSWTSPKSSGH
- the SRSF10 gene encoding serine/arginine-rich splicing factor 10 isoform X4 produces the protein MVAKIKGVIPDVSYRITVFLLSVITLTLATFEDVRDAEDALHNLDRKWICGRQIEIQFAQGDRKTPNQMKAKEGRNLYSSSRYDDYDRYRRSRSRSYERRRSRSRSFDYSYRRSYSPRNSRPTGRPRRSRSHSDNDRFKHRNRSFSRSKSNSRSRSKSQPKKEMKAKSRSRSASHTKSRGTSKTDSKTHYKSSSRYEKESRKKEPARSKSQSRSHSRSRSKSRSRSWTSPKSSGH